TGGAAAAGTTAAGCTTAACGAAACTGCTGACATTACAGTTGACTCATACAAAGATAAAGTTTATAAAGGCAAAGTTATTTTTATTTCACCGGAAGCAGAGTTCACTCCGAAAAATATTCAAACTAAAGATGAAAGAACGAAGTTAGTGTTCGGAGTAAAGCTTGAAATTCCAAATCCTCAATTTGATTTAAAGCCGGGAATGCCCGCCGATGCAAAACTATTCGTGAAATGATTCTTTGGAAGAAATAATTAAAATATCGAATCTAAAAAAAGTTTACGGAGATGTTACCGGAATAGATGACATTTCTTTCAGCATTTATAAAAATGAAATGTTCGGCTTCGTGGGTCCCGATGGCGCAGGAAAGACAACGACAATCCGTTTGCTCTGCGGACTTATAAATCCAACCGAAGGCACTGCCGATATAATGGGCTATGACTTACGAAAAGATAAGATGAAGATAAAAAATAATATCGGATACTTATCTCAGAAGTTTAGTTTATATACCGACCTTAGCGTTGACGAAAACATAGAATTTTTTGCAGATATTCATGGAGTAAAGAACTATAAAGAGAGACGGGATGAGTTATTAAAATTTACAAGACTCACTGACTTCAGAAAATTTTTTGCAGGGAAACTTTCCGGCGGTATGAAGCAGAAACTTGCCCTTGCCTGTACACTCATTCACAAACCGAAAATAATTTTCCTTGATGAACCGACTACGGGAGTTGACCCTGTTTCACGCCGTGACTTCTGGAAAATCCTTTCCGACTTAATCAAAGAAGAAATTACAATTATAATTTCCACTCCGTACTTAGATGAAGCTGAACGCTTCAATCGTATAGCTTTATTTGATAATTCAAAGATTTTGAGATTAGATACCCCTGCACACATAAGAGAAGGTCTGAATAAAATTGTAATTGAAATAGTCTGCTCGGATATAAGAAAATCTGATAAAGTTTTAAGAGAAAACACAAATTTTGAAATTCAGACTTTTGGCGACAGATTAAACGTTGTTGCAGATAATTTTGAAAAAGATTTTCCTTTGATAGAATCCATACTTAATAAAAACGGAATCGAAGTTTCCGATAAGAGAATCATTCCCGCATCACTGGAAAATGTTTTCATTCATTTACTAAAGAAACAGCATCAGGAAGAAGAGGTGAGCAAAAATGAGCATCACTAATTCAAATAACAACGGTAACTCAATCGAAGTAAAAAATCTGACAAAGAAGTTTGGCAATTTTACATCGGTTGATAGTGTCTCATTTGATGTCCACAAAAGTGAGATATTCGGATTTCTGGGAGCGAACGGGGCAGGAAAATCTACTACAATAAAAATGTTGTGCGGAATACTTGAACCGACTTCAGGAGATGCAA
The genomic region above belongs to Bacteroidota bacterium and contains:
- a CDS encoding ABC transporter ATP-binding protein — encoded protein: MEEIIKISNLKKVYGDVTGIDDISFSIYKNEMFGFVGPDGAGKTTTIRLLCGLINPTEGTADIMGYDLRKDKMKIKNNIGYLSQKFSLYTDLSVDENIEFFADIHGVKNYKERRDELLKFTRLTDFRKFFAGKLSGGMKQKLALACTLIHKPKIIFLDEPTTGVDPVSRRDFWKILSDLIKEEITIIISTPYLDEAERFNRIALFDNSKILRLDTPAHIREGLNKIVIEIVCSDIRKSDKVLRENTNFEIQTFGDRLNVVADNFEKDFPLIESILNKNGIEVSDKRIIPASLENVFIHLLKKQHQEEEVSKNEHH